The following is a genomic window from Polaribacter atrinae.
GTAAATAGCATAATAATGCTTCACAGCCTCTGCCACACCATAACCAGTTAACATATCTGCAATGGTATATTTTCTAGACAAATCTGGCGAAAATTCTTTATCTTCTATAACTTTAATCACCCCCAAACGCAATTGACCAATTCTATTTATTTTATCGGCTTCTGTTGGTTTAAAGTGTCCATTAAAGATTCCTTCTTGTGGATGCCAAACTCCGCAACTTTCTGTAATAGGAATTACATCCTTATCTGCATCAACATTTAAATCTCCACCTGTACCATAATAATGTTTTAACAAAGGTGTAACCGCTTTATACCAACGCTCTAAAACACCTCTTTTTCTCGGGTCGCTCGGATCAAAATTAATACCCGATTTTGCACCTCCAATTGCCGGACCAGAAACGGTAAACTTCACCTCCATGGTTTTAGCTAGAGACAAAACCTCGTTCATATTTAACCCCTTACGCATTCTTGTACCCCCGCCGGCAGCACCACCTCTTAAAGAGTTTATCACTACCCAACCCTCTGCCTCTGTTTCTGGATCTTTCCAATTAAAAACAATTTCTGGCTGCTTATTCTCGTATATTTTTAATAATTCTTTCATTCTAAAATTTTTAATAAATTAACTCTCCTTTTTGTTTTTTCAAACAATTTTAATTTTGCGATAAAATCCCCTTCAGGGGAAAAGTTAAAGTTGATTCATTTTAAAAATTTATAAATTTCTTATTAAACTGATACCTTACAAACTTACAGTAAAAAAATGGTTGTTCAAATTTTTTAATTTAAAAGAATTCTCTACTAAAACCCCTTTAAAACCAATCATTTTAAACAGACATATTTACTTCTTAGGATAAAAAACCTCACCAGAAGAATGATCTTTACTTACACCTGTTACAGAACTTAAACAATTTATTTTACCCTCACTTTTTAACAAGCCTAAAAAAGCAAAAATAAGCGCTTCTTTAAAATTTATCAATTGATGACCTGGCACAATAAGCGCTACCTCTTTTTCTTGTTGCACCTTATTAATTAAATATTCATTAAAAGCACCTCCACCAGTAACTAAAACCCTTGCATTTTTAGGTAAAACTTTTGCTATTGCCCAAGCAACATGATCTGTAAATGTTCTTAATAAGTCTTCAGGTTTTCTTTTTGACGATTCTAATCTTGGAAAAATTTCTTTTTGCACCCATTCTAAACCTAAAGATTTTGGCGGTTTTTGCTCATAATACTCAAGTGCTCGTAAATCTGACTCAAGTTGCATTAAATAAGTTCCCTTAGCAGCAATCATTCCTTTATCGTCATACTCAAAACCTAATTCTTTAGCATATCTATTCAGCACAATATTTACCGGACAAATATCATACGCAATTCTCTTACCATCCTCATGAAAGGAAATATTAGAAAAACCACCTAGATTTAAGCAATAATCATAATCAGAAAAAAGTAACTCATCCCCAATAGGCACCAAAGGCGCTCCTTGACCACCTAAATTAACATCTTGAGTTCTAAAATCGCAAATAACTTTTTGACAAGTTGCATCTGCAATTGTTTGCCCATCTCCCACCTGAAGTGTAATTCCGTTTTCCGGTTGATGCAAAACCGTATGACCATGAGATGCTATAAAATCGATGTTTTCAATCTGAAACTCATCAATAAAAGCACAAATCTCTTCACCCAGAAGCTTACCATAATTAATATCCAAAACCCTTAAATCATCCGAAGAAGAATGAATAGCATCTTGTAAAGTAGTTTTCCATTCTTCTGAATACGAAACCGTTTTTGAATGTAAAATACTAAAATCTTGATACGATTCTTTATCAAATCGAACATAAACCAAATCGATACCGTCTAGAGACGTTCCAGACATTAATCCTATTATAAAAACATCACTTTTATTCATATCTGTAAAAATAATAAATCCCTATTGATAATATGTTACGAAATCGATATCTTTGGAACAAGATTTTACGAATATAACAAAAAACATATATGGATTTTAGTTTAACAGAAGAACACATCATGATTCGTGATGCTGCAAGAGACTTTGCACAAACAGAATTATTACCCGGTGTAATAGAAAGAGACAACAAGCAAGAATTCCCAAATGAATTAGTAAAAAAAATGGGAGACCTAGGTTTTCTAGGAATTATGGTAGATCCAGAATACGGAGGAAGCGGCATGGACGCAATTTCTTACGTATTAATTATGGAAGAGCTTTCTAAAATTGATGCATCTGCCTCTGTAATTGTTTCCGTAAACAACTCTTTAGTTTGTTATGGACTAGAAGCCTACGCATCTGAAGAACAAAAACAAAAATATTTAACAAAATTAGCAACAGGAGAATTTGTTGGTGCTTTCTGCCTTAGCGAACCAGAAGCAGGTTCTGACGCAACATCACAAGCAACTACAGCAGAAGACAAAGGAGACCATTATATAATTAACGGAACCAAAAATTGGATTACAAGCGGCGGTCGTGCAGATGTTTATTTAGTAATAGCACAAACAGACAGAGATAAAGGACATAGAGGCATCAATGCTTTTATTGTAGAAAAAGGAACTGAAGGTTTTCACGTAGGCCCAAAAGAAGATAAATTAGGAATCCGTGGATCTGACACACACACCCTACAATTTAACGACGTAAAAGTACCGAAAGAAAATAGAATTGGTGAAGATGGCTTCGGATTTAAATTTGCCATGAAAACACTTTCTGGCGGAAGAATCGGTATCGCAGCACAAGCATTAGGCATTGCAGCTGGCGCTTATGAATTGGCTTTAAAATACTCGAAACAACGAAAAGCTTTTGGTACAGAAATTTGCAACCATCAAGCAATTGCTTTTAAATTAGCCGATATGCACACAGAAATTGAAGCTGCAAGAATGTTGGTTATGAAAGCAGCATGGGACAAAGACCAAGGCAACAATTATGACATGTCTAGCGCAATGGCAAAACTATATGCAAGTAAAGTAGCCATGGAACACACCGTAGAAGCCGTACAAATTCACGGAGGAAACGGTTTTGTTAAAGATTATCACGTAGAACGCTTAATGCGAGATGCTAAAATTACACAGATTTACGAAGGTACTTCTGAAATTCAGAAAATTGTAATTTCTAGAGAAATCATCAAAGGATAAACTACACCTATATATAATGTATAAAAAAATCCATCTTTCTATAAGGTGGATTTTTTCTTTTGGGCGTGTTTTTGAGAAAAACAAAAACCACGCTATTCACTATATCTTTTTAAACAGACCACTATAAAGCTTGCGCTCTACACAAACTAATTCAGAACTAAAGAAAACCACACTTACACATCTACACCTTAAAAAGGATGCCGTTTCTATCGTTCACACAAACCTACTTATACATCCAACTCGATATCATACAATTGCAAACCAGAAGAAGGTGCATTGTTTCTCATATACATTCTATCATTATCTTCTTTTAAAGAAGAATCAATAAACTGTAAATCTAAATTCCCTTTCCCAACCTCAAACAAGGTCGCCATCATCAATCTAATTTGATATCGTAAAAAACCTTTTCCTCTTACCTTTAATATATAAGACTCTTCTGGAAAGAAATTTGCCTTTAAAACATCATTTTCTACAATTTCACAAGAATTAATAATCCTCTTAAAAATAGTTTTATCTGACGGTTTAGTACAATATTTATGAAAATAATGCTCACCCTCAAACATTTTTGCTGCTTGTTGCATAGTCTGCAAATCTAAACTTTCATCAATATTCACAATAAAAGGAGCAGAAAAAGGATGGTTCTTACCCCCAAAAGAAAAGTAATAATGATACTCTTTAACCTTAGGAGCATTAATTACATTAAACCCCCTATCAACCCGCTGTATAGAAATAGCCCTAAAATCTGGCGAAAAATTAGCGTTTAACGAAGCTACAAAAGATTTTTCTTCAACTACTTTATCCGTAAACAACTGAATATAATAAGTATTCGCAGAAACCTTAGCATCCGTTCTCCCTACCCCAATTGTCTTATAATGAACATCTTCAAAAACAAAAGACAAAGTTTTATCTACCATATCATGCAATGTTTTTGCATTTGTTTGTTTTTGCCATCCAGAAAATCGAAAACCAAGGAATTGTAACTTAACTATATAAGAAAATGAATATTTCATAGGTGCAAATATACAATAATTGCATTTTTTTTTACAAAAGACACATTTTTATGAATATCCTAAAATTACGATACACATTTTTACATACCCGATATTTTAAACCCTTCAAAAACCTTAAAATGAAGTTATCTCAGTTTGACCCCTATTTTTTTAAGGGTAAGACACCTAAAATAAGCTATTTCAAAAAAACACCCCCTTGTCAGTTTAAATTTAATATTTACTTTTGACCAAGTTCAATTAATATAAAAATCAATTAACACTAAAAGAACAACATTATGAAAAAAGTAATTTGCACATTATTATTAGCTACTAGCTTAATAGCTACAGCTCAAGAAAACGAAGACAAAGGAACTTTCACATTAAGCGGAACAGTAGACGTATACGGAACAACAAACTTTACAAAAGACCCTGGAACTCCAGGAATATTAATCGCAAGCCCAGAAAACGCAAATGCATTTGGTTTAGGTTTTGCAAACACTGTATTCGCATACGAAAAAGGTAAAGCTGGTATTGTAGCAGATATCGCTTTTGGACCAAGAGCAGATGATGCAAATATGGCAGGAGCAATCAACCAATTATATGCATACTACAATGTAACTGATAAATTAACACTTACAGCTGGTCAATTCAACACCTTCTTAGGATATGAAGTTATCAACCCATCAGCTAACTTTAACTACACTGTATCTTATTTATTTAATGCAGGTCCTTTTTCTCACACAGGTATAAAAGCAGATTACGCAGTTTCTGAAGACTTATCTTTCATGTTAGCTGTAACTAACGCACACGGAATTTCTAGTGCTGATGGTAATCTTACTGACGACACTCAATTAGGTGCTCAAGTTGGATACAAAGGTCAATACTTAAACTTTATTACTGGTGCTGTAAGTGCTGGAGGAGCTACAGATTGGATCTTTTTAGACTATACAGGTGGTTTTGATTTAACAGACACTTTTTATGTAGGAATAAACGCAGCTTACGCAAACTCTAGCGATGCTGACGAAGGATACCAAGGTGTAGCACTTTACTTACAAAACACTTTTTCTGACACTTTTTCTTTAGGATTAAGACCAGAACTTTTTACAACTAACTCAGGAAGCACTGACAGTAATGTAACTGCATTCACTTTAACTTCAAACATCAACTTAACAAGCAACTTAAAGTTTATAACTGACTTAAGATTTGACTCTTCTGACGACTACATCATTGAAGCTTTTCCTACAGAAAAAAGTACATCTACCTTAACAATGGCAGCAGTATACTCTTTCTAAGAGAAGACTAAAATCAACAAAACACATTACTAACTAACACTTTATAAATATGAGTTTATTTTTAACATTATTTCAAGACACTCCAGTAACAGAAGTTTCAAAAGCTGTTGAACAAATAAATGGAGATATGGGAATGCTTTGGATGCTTATTGCAGGTATCTTAGTATTCTTAATGCAAGCAGGTTTTACCTTAGTAGAATCTGGAATGACAAGATCTAAAAATGCAGTTAACATTGCAATGAAAAATTTATTAGATATTTGTGTAGGCTCATTAACATTCTGGTTAGTTGGTTATTCTTTAATGTACGGAGACACTACTAACGGATGGTTTTTCTGGAGCGGTTTATTCCAAGGTGAAGGAGCAGATTTATTCTTTCAAACAATGTTTGCTGCAACAACTGCAACCATCGTATCTGGAGCAATTGCTGGTAGAACAAAATACTCAACATACATTATATTCTCTATTGTAATGACTGCTGTTATTTACCCTATATCTGGCGGATGGCAATGGCAAGGTAGTGGATGGTTAACAGAAATGGGCTTCATTGACTTTGCAGGTTCCTCAATAGTACACTCCGTAGGTGGATGGGCTGCTTTAGTAGCTGCATTTATGGTAGGTCCAAGAATTGGAAAATATGTAGACGGAAAAGTATTACCGATTCCTGGTCACAACCAAATCTTAGCAACTTTAGGGGTATTTATCCTTTGGTTTGGATGGTTTGGATTTAACGGTGGATCTCAATTAGCTTGGGGTGGAGCAGATTCAATAACTGCATCAAACGTAGTATTAATCACAAACTTATCAGCAGCAGCTGGTGGATTAGGAGCTTTAATCACTACATGGATCTGGTACGGTAAACCAAACTTAAGTCAAACATTAAACGGTGTATTAGCTGGTTTAGTTAGTATTACTGCAGGTTGTGGTAACATGACTGCCGGAGGAGCTGTATTAGCTGGTTTAATTGGAGGTATACTTGTTGTATTTGCAATTGAATTTATAGAAAAGAAATTAAAAATTGATGACGCTATTGGAGCTGCTTCTGTACACGGTGTTGCCGGTGCATGGGGTACTTTAGTTATCGGTCTTTGGGGTGTAGACGGAGACACAGCTATTGGATTATTCAATGGTGGTGGCGCTGCTCAATTAGGTGTTCAAGCAACTGGAGTATTAGCATACGCTGCATGGGCAATTGGTTTATCATTTATTGTTCTTGGAATACTAAAAGCAACCATGGGATTACGTGTAAGTAAAGAAGTAGAAATAGAAGGTTTAGACGTACACGAACACGGATCTATCGCTTACCCAGGAGTAAGACAAAGAGACTTTGACGATAAATAATACATAAAAAAAGCTTGATTATTATTCTTTTAAAAAAATCACATAACTTGGTAAACCAAGTTATGTGATTTTTACACGAAAGACTAACAAACAACAAAACGAACAATTAACAATTAATTTTATCATGAAAAAAATTGAAGCAATTATCAGAAAATCAAAATTCAGTGCTGTAAAAGAAGCATTGCATTCAGTTGATGTAAATTTTTTCTCTTATTGGGATGTTACTGGTTTAGGTAACGAAAAGGAAGGACACGTATATAGAGGTGTAAGCTATAGCACTAGCGATATACAACGTAGACATGTATCCATTGTAGTAAATGATGATTTTGAACAAATAACTATAGACGCCTTACTAAAATCTGCTGCTACAGGAGAAGTTGGTGATGGTAAAATATTTGTATCAGACATAACTGAAGTATACAGAATAAGAACTGGAGAAAAAGGAGGCGAAACTTTAAAGAAAATATCAAAATAAAAGACATGGAATTATTAACAATAAACAATGTATGGATGATGATCTGTACAGCACTAGTTTTCTTTATGCATTTAGGTTTTGCATTTTTAGAAATTGGTTTAACAAGACAAAAAAACACCCTTAACATACTTTTCAAAAATATTTTTATTATCACCACAGGACTACTATTATACGCATTAGTAGGCTTCAACTTAATGTACCCTGGCTTTGCTGATGGATCATCTGGAATTGTTGGTTTTGCAGGATTTGGATTATCATCTCCACTAACTGCAGAAGGCGCTCTAGATTTAGCATACAACGAAGGTTACACTTACTGGACAGATTTCTTGTTTCAAGGGATGTTTGCAGCAACTGCCGCTACCATCGTTTCTGGTGCCGTTGCAGAAAGAATGAAAATTCTTCCATTTATGATATTCGCCATAATATACGTAGGTATTGTTTACCCAATTGCAGGTTCTTGGAAATGGGGTGGTGGTTTTTTAGATCAATTATCAACACCTTTTTACGATTTTGCAGGCTCAACACTAGTACACTCTGTTGGAGGATGGGCAGCCGTAGTAGCTGTTTGCTTATTAGGCGCTAGGATAGGAAAGTTTAAAAAAGGAGAAATACAAGCAATTCCTGGTCACAACATACCACTAGCAACTGCAGGTGTTTTAATCCTTTGGTTAGGTTGGTTTGGATTTAATGGAGGTTCTGTTTTATCTGCAGACCCAGAACTAACATCATTAACATTAGTTACAACTTGCTTATCTGCAGCAGCAGGTGGAGTTATTGCCGCTATTGTATCAACAATAATGTACAAAAACTTAGATTTAACAATGTTCTTAAACGGTATTTTAGGAGGTTTAGTTGGTATTACTGCAGGTGCAGATCAAATGTCTCCTACAGATGCTATTATAATTGGAGCTATTGCAGGTGCAATAATTGTTTTTGCAGTTAGCTTAATAGATAAATTAAAACTAGATGACCCTGTTGGAGCTATTGCTGTTCACTTAATATGTGGTATTTGGGGAACTTTAGCAGTTGGTTTATTTGGTAACCTTGCAGGTGTAGATCAATTTATCAGCCAACTAATTGGTGTAGTTTCTTACGCTGTTTTTTGCCTATCAACTTCATTTATCATTATATATACCCTAAAGAAAACAATGAGAATAAGAGTTAGCGAAAAAGAAGAAGTAGAAGGCTTAGATGTTCATGAACATGGTATGGATGCATACCCTGACTTTCGTCTAAACGAACACTAGTCAATTAATTAAACAACCACAAAAGTCTGTAAATTTAAAAATTTACAGACTTTTTTTCTTATTTTATGAATATGATAATAAAAATCCATTAGATTGTCATAAGTAATCTTTTTGCATAGTTTTATTGATTTCATCATAAAAATCACATTAAAACAGCAAGAATACTGAATCCTTTTCAATAAAATACATAGCTTTGTATATATAATTGAACACAATATGGAGAAACAAGGATTATACTTACCAGAGTTTGAACACGAAAATTGCGGTGCTGGTTTTATCTGTAATTTGAATGGAGAAAAAACAAATCAAATTATACATGACGCCCTAGAAATTCTAGTTAAACTAGAACATAGAGGGGGTGTTAGTGCAGATGGAAAAACAGGAGATGGAGCCGGAATTTTAATAGACATACCTCACGATTATTTTAAAAGAGTTTGTAACTTCCCCATCCCCAAGCAAAGAGAATACGCTGTCGGAATGGTGTTCCTTCCTAAAGTTAGCAATCAATATAATTTCTGTAAAACTACGTTTGAGAATGAGATTAAAGAACAAGGACTAGCTATTTTAGGCTGGAGAGAAGTTCCTGTAGATCCATCTCAATTAGGAGAAATTGCATTAGCTTCAGAACCAAATATTGAACAATTATTTATAGGTAAAAATGAAGATATTGACGAAGCTACTTTTAAAGCTAAGTTATATGCTGCTCGTAAAATAGCAGAACATACTATCAGAAAATCTAAAATCTCCGAAAGTAAATATTTCTACATTCCAAGTTTATCAATAACCACTATCATCTATAAAGGTATTATTATGCCAGAAGATATTGGTCCTTACTATAAAGATTTACAAGAAATAGATTTAGTTACACGTTTAGCATTAGTGCACCAACGTTTTTCTACAAACACAATGCCAACTTGGGAGCTAGCACAACCATTTAGACACATGTGTCAGAATGGGGAAATTAACACTTTACGTGGTAACGTAAGTAGAATGCGTGTTCGTGAAGAAATCATGAAAAGTGATGTTTTCGGGCCACAAATAGACAAATTATTC
Proteins encoded in this region:
- a CDS encoding ammonium transporter, which codes for MSLFLTLFQDTPVTEVSKAVEQINGDMGMLWMLIAGILVFLMQAGFTLVESGMTRSKNAVNIAMKNLLDICVGSLTFWLVGYSLMYGDTTNGWFFWSGLFQGEGADLFFQTMFAATTATIVSGAIAGRTKYSTYIIFSIVMTAVIYPISGGWQWQGSGWLTEMGFIDFAGSSIVHSVGGWAALVAAFMVGPRIGKYVDGKVLPIPGHNQILATLGVFILWFGWFGFNGGSQLAWGGADSITASNVVLITNLSAAAGGLGALITTWIWYGKPNLSQTLNGVLAGLVSITAGCGNMTAGGAVLAGLIGGILVVFAIEFIEKKLKIDDAIGAASVHGVAGAWGTLVIGLWGVDGDTAIGLFNGGGAAQLGVQATGVLAYAAWAIGLSFIVLGILKATMGLRVSKEVEIEGLDVHEHGSIAYPGVRQRDFDDK
- a CDS encoding anhydro-N-acetylmuramic acid kinase → MNKSDVFIIGLMSGTSLDGIDLVYVRFDKESYQDFSILHSKTVSYSEEWKTTLQDAIHSSSDDLRVLDINYGKLLGEEICAFIDEFQIENIDFIASHGHTVLHQPENGITLQVGDGQTIADATCQKVICDFRTQDVNLGGQGAPLVPIGDELLFSDYDYCLNLGGFSNISFHEDGKRIAYDICPVNIVLNRYAKELGFEYDDKGMIAAKGTYLMQLESDLRALEYYEQKPPKSLGLEWVQKEIFPRLESSKRKPEDLLRTFTDHVAWAIAKVLPKNARVLVTGGGAFNEYLINKVQQEKEVALIVPGHQLINFKEALIFAFLGLLKSEGKINCLSSVTGVSKDHSSGEVFYPKK
- a CDS encoding ammonium transporter, which translates into the protein MELLTINNVWMMICTALVFFMHLGFAFLEIGLTRQKNTLNILFKNIFIITTGLLLYALVGFNLMYPGFADGSSGIVGFAGFGLSSPLTAEGALDLAYNEGYTYWTDFLFQGMFAATAATIVSGAVAERMKILPFMIFAIIYVGIVYPIAGSWKWGGGFLDQLSTPFYDFAGSTLVHSVGGWAAVVAVCLLGARIGKFKKGEIQAIPGHNIPLATAGVLILWLGWFGFNGGSVLSADPELTSLTLVTTCLSAAAGGVIAAIVSTIMYKNLDLTMFLNGILGGLVGITAGADQMSPTDAIIIGAIAGAIIVFAVSLIDKLKLDDPVGAIAVHLICGIWGTLAVGLFGNLAGVDQFISQLIGVVSYAVFCLSTSFIIIYTLKKTMRIRVSEKEEVEGLDVHEHGMDAYPDFRLNEH
- a CDS encoding P-II family nitrogen regulator — encoded protein: MKKIEAIIRKSKFSAVKEALHSVDVNFFSYWDVTGLGNEKEGHVYRGVSYSTSDIQRRHVSIVVNDDFEQITIDALLKSAATGEVGDGKIFVSDITEVYRIRTGEKGGETLKKISK
- a CDS encoding acyl-CoA dehydrogenase, encoding MDFSLTEEHIMIRDAARDFAQTELLPGVIERDNKQEFPNELVKKMGDLGFLGIMVDPEYGGSGMDAISYVLIMEELSKIDASASVIVSVNNSLVCYGLEAYASEEQKQKYLTKLATGEFVGAFCLSEPEAGSDATSQATTAEDKGDHYIINGTKNWITSGGRADVYLVIAQTDRDKGHRGINAFIVEKGTEGFHVGPKEDKLGIRGSDTHTLQFNDVKVPKENRIGEDGFGFKFAMKTLSGGRIGIAAQALGIAAGAYELALKYSKQRKAFGTEICNHQAIAFKLADMHTEIEAARMLVMKAAWDKDQGNNYDMSSAMAKLYASKVAMEHTVEAVQIHGGNGFVKDYHVERLMRDAKITQIYEGTSEIQKIVISREIIKG
- a CDS encoding pseudouridine synthase — translated: MKYSFSYIVKLQFLGFRFSGWQKQTNAKTLHDMVDKTLSFVFEDVHYKTIGVGRTDAKVSANTYYIQLFTDKVVEEKSFVASLNANFSPDFRAISIQRVDRGFNVINAPKVKEYHYYFSFGGKNHPFSAPFIVNIDESLDLQTMQQAAKMFEGEHYFHKYCTKPSDKTIFKRIINSCEIVENDVLKANFFPEESYILKVRGKGFLRYQIRLMMATLFEVGKGNLDLQFIDSSLKEDNDRMYMRNNAPSSGLQLYDIELDV
- a CDS encoding outer membrane beta-barrel protein, translating into MKKVICTLLLATSLIATAQENEDKGTFTLSGTVDVYGTTNFTKDPGTPGILIASPENANAFGLGFANTVFAYEKGKAGIVADIAFGPRADDANMAGAINQLYAYYNVTDKLTLTAGQFNTFLGYEVINPSANFNYTVSYLFNAGPFSHTGIKADYAVSEDLSFMLAVTNAHGISSADGNLTDDTQLGAQVGYKGQYLNFITGAVSAGGATDWIFLDYTGGFDLTDTFYVGINAAYANSSDADEGYQGVALYLQNTFSDTFSLGLRPELFTTNSGSTDSNVTAFTLTSNINLTSNLKFITDLRFDSSDDYIIEAFPTEKSTSTLTMAAVYSF